The Aeromicrobium yanjiei DNA segment ACGCGACGATGAACGGGATGTTGTCCTTGCCGGCGTTGTCGGTCACGAAGAGCGCGCCCAGCACGAACAGGGCGATCGCGGCCCCCGGCACCATGATCAGCGTGAGGCGGCGTCGTCCGACCTTGTCGACGATGATCAGGCCCACGATCATCATGATCAGGTAGGTCACGCCGAGCGCTACGCTGACGCGCAGGGCCGCGGAGGTGGAGAAGCCGTTGTCCGTCAGGATCGTCGGCGCGTAGTAGATGATCATCTCGATGCCGGAGAGCTGGGTGAAGGCGGCGACGCCGCATCCCACGACGAGGGCCGGCCGCACCCACGGCTGACGCAGGCCGCTCCACCCGCGATGGCTGCGCTTGGTCTCCTTCTTGCGCTTCTCCAGCTCCACGATCTCGCTGAGCTCCTGCGAGATGTCGAAGCCCTCGGGGCGTACGCGCTCCAGCACCTGCTCGGCGTCATCCGTGCGGCCCTGCTTGACCAGCCAGCGCGGGCTCTCGGGCAGTCGCAGCTGCAGCACGAGCATGAGAAGCGCAGGAAGCGCAGCGGCGCCGATCGAGATGCGCCAGTCGACCTGCTCCGAGGCACCGACCAAGGTCGCGATGACGATGCCGACACCGATCGCGAGCTGGAAGCACAGGACGAGGCGGCCGCGGATCGCAGCCGGCGCCATCTCGGCGACGTACATCGGGACGGTCTGGGTGGCCCCGCCGACGGCGAAGCCGAGCAGCACGCGGGCCGCGGCCAGGAGGGTCGCGGTGGGGGCGACCGAGCAGGCGAGGCTCCCGATGATGAACACCAGGCAGATCAGCAGGATGGTCTTGTGCCGTCCCCAGCGCTCCGAGAGCACGCTGCACGACAGGGCTCCGATCACCGCGCCCAGCAGGATGCCCGCCGCGATC contains these protein-coding regions:
- a CDS encoding sugar porter family MFS transporter, with the translated sequence MSQTQEDTQPKALNGLMLMVAVVSAVSGLLYGYDTGIISGALLQIGDEFDTGHAMEQSIAAGILLGAVIGALSCSVLSERWGRHKTILLICLVFIIGSLACSVAPTATLLAAARVLLGFAVGGATQTVPMYVAEMAPAAIRGRLVLCFQLAIGVGIVIATLVGASEQVDWRISIGAAALPALLMLVLQLRLPESPRWLVKQGRTDDAEQVLERVRPEGFDISQELSEIVELEKRKKETKRSHRGWSGLRQPWVRPALVVGCGVAAFTQLSGIEMIIYYAPTILTDNGFSTSAALRVSVALGVTYLIMMIVGLIIVDKVGRRRLTLIMVPGAAIALFVLGALFVTDNAGKDNIPFIVACLVVFMLFNAGGLQLMGWLTGSEIYPLAVRGAGTAAQSATLWGTNLLITLTLLTMIDTFGAGQVFWLYGLFNVAAWIFVWRLLPELTGHSLEDIEKHLQDGEFSPKDFEQHAKSSPAGASG